One window of Corynebacterium doosanense CAU 212 = DSM 45436 genomic DNA carries:
- a CDS encoding ABC transporter permease → MALVRIPLLVLSVTFVAFVLVEISPLDPISQYAANMQGASAAQIDAATRLWGLDQPWWQRYLGWLGGMLTGDFGQSSLLREPVGPVLLSGALNSLLLMSLAWVISGVVGYALGLVSGALRGKLPDRLITGLCLLFSSTPAFVVGLVLLLVFGLALGWVPLGLSQPLGVESAQVTPGERLSHVVLPAATVALVGISSVTLHTRQALIDVLNTDMAKFARARGLSTRQIVTRHGLRTTILPALMLQFANLSALLGGSTLAEVVFSYRGLGQLTVSAALASDVPLLLGAVTVLGLIVVVGNLVADELARRVDPRIGVRR, encoded by the coding sequence ATGGCGTTAGTACGAATCCCCCTGCTGGTCCTCAGCGTCACGTTCGTGGCGTTTGTGCTGGTGGAGATCTCGCCGCTTGACCCCATCTCCCAGTACGCGGCGAACATGCAGGGGGCCTCGGCCGCGCAGATCGACGCCGCCACCCGTCTCTGGGGGCTGGATCAGCCGTGGTGGCAGCGCTACCTCGGCTGGCTGGGTGGCATGCTCACCGGCGACTTCGGCCAGAGTTCGCTCCTGCGCGAGCCGGTCGGCCCGGTGCTGCTCTCCGGGGCGCTGAACTCGCTGCTGCTCATGTCCCTGGCCTGGGTCATCTCCGGAGTCGTGGGTTACGCACTGGGCCTGGTCTCGGGCGCCCTGCGCGGGAAACTTCCCGACCGCCTCATCACCGGCCTGTGCCTGCTGTTCTCCTCGACCCCGGCGTTTGTCGTCGGCCTGGTGCTTCTGCTCGTCTTCGGGCTCGCGCTCGGCTGGGTGCCGCTGGGGCTTTCCCAACCCCTCGGCGTGGAATCTGCGCAGGTCACGCCCGGCGAGCGCCTCAGCCACGTGGTGCTGCCCGCGGCCACGGTGGCCCTGGTGGGCATCAGTTCGGTGACGCTGCACACCAGACAGGCGCTTATCGACGTCCTGAACACCGACATGGCCAAATTCGCCCGCGCCCGCGGGCTCAGCACCCGCCAGATAGTCACCCGCCACGGCCTGCGCACGACGATCCTGCCGGCGCTCATGCTGCAGTTCGCCAACCTCTCGGCCCTGCTCGGCGGGTCGACGCTGGCGGAGGTGGTGTTCTCCTACCGTGGCCTGGGCCAGCTCACGGTCAGTGCTGCGCTGGCCTCGGACGTGCCGCTGCTGCTGGGTGCGGTGACGGTGCTCGGGCTCATCGTGGTGGTGGGCAACCTCGTCGCGGACGAGCTGGCGCGCCGGGTGGACCCGCGGATCGGGGTGCGGCGATGA
- a CDS encoding ABC transporter permease — protein sequence MRVNNRLRVLLLGALAFLLVAAIVVSAQLLPDPAPVPGARNLPVSAEHLLGTDRLGRDMFARTVQGAAMSMGIAAAATTLAALIAVVMAMLAALGPRWLDLMVSWLIDVTIGLPGIILMILISFSVGGGVRGTTLAIAVTHWPMLTRLLRAEIAKVRSADYVVIARRQAKSGWWIATRHVLPAIIAHVIVGLVVLFSQAIVHESALTFIGLGVAPTDPSLGTVLSEGMRNLTEGRWWLVLAAVVLLVTAAVVLDALGDALRSTIAPESRQD from the coding sequence ATGAGGGTGAACAACCGCCTGCGGGTGCTGCTGCTCGGCGCCCTGGCCTTCCTGCTGGTCGCTGCCATCGTGGTGTCGGCGCAGCTGCTGCCGGATCCCGCGCCGGTGCCCGGTGCCCGCAACCTCCCCGTCAGCGCCGAGCACCTGCTGGGCACCGACCGGCTGGGGCGCGACATGTTCGCCCGCACGGTGCAGGGGGCGGCGATGTCCATGGGTATCGCGGCGGCGGCCACGACCCTGGCCGCCCTCATCGCCGTAGTCATGGCGATGCTGGCCGCGCTGGGCCCGCGCTGGCTGGACCTCATGGTGTCCTGGCTGATCGACGTCACCATCGGCTTGCCCGGCATCATCCTCATGATCCTCATTTCGTTCAGCGTCGGTGGGGGCGTGCGCGGCACGACCCTGGCCATCGCCGTGACGCACTGGCCCATGCTCACCCGGCTGCTGCGGGCGGAGATCGCTAAGGTGCGCTCGGCGGACTACGTGGTCATCGCCCGTCGACAAGCGAAGTCCGGGTGGTGGATCGCCACCCGCCACGTGCTCCCGGCGATCATCGCCCACGTCATCGTCGGCCTGGTGGTGCTGTTTTCGCAGGCCATCGTGCACGAGTCGGCGCTGACCTTCATCGGACTGGGCGTCGCGCCCACGGACCCCTCGCTGGGCACCGTGCTCTCGGAGGGGATGCGTAATCTCACCGAGGGCAGGTGGTGGCTGGTGCTCGCGGCGGTGGTTCTGCTGGTGACGGCCGCCGTCGTCCTCGATGCGCTCGGAGACGCGCTGCGCAGCACCATCGCCCCGGAATCGAGGCAGGACTAG
- a CDS encoding ATP-binding cassette domain-containing protein — MLTVSELSVAFGQYGRGLSRRRVEVLRSVSLEVGESEIVALCGESGAGKSVLADALTGVLPANAQVAGDVAWEGKMRPGKELRLIPQGVGAFDPTMRIGDFVGDDAALERFGVGDLEESYPGELSGGQLRRALLATSAGKGVRLVIADEPTPGLDPASVDVTLSYFEELRDHGTSVLLITHDLVAASRIADRVGIMRAGEIVDGDSEYARALWHAQTANNFWGKQC, encoded by the coding sequence ATGCTCACCGTGTCAGAACTTTCCGTGGCCTTCGGGCAGTACGGCCGCGGGCTCTCGCGCCGGAGAGTGGAGGTGTTGCGCTCCGTGTCGCTGGAGGTGGGGGAGTCGGAGATCGTCGCCCTCTGTGGCGAGTCGGGCGCCGGCAAGAGCGTGCTCGCGGACGCCCTGACCGGCGTGCTCCCCGCAAACGCGCAGGTCGCCGGCGACGTCGCGTGGGAGGGAAAGATGCGCCCGGGGAAAGAGCTGCGTCTCATCCCCCAGGGCGTCGGCGCGTTCGACCCGACCATGCGGATCGGCGACTTCGTGGGCGATGACGCCGCCCTGGAGCGATTCGGGGTGGGGGATCTCGAAGAGTCCTACCCCGGCGAACTCTCGGGCGGGCAGCTGCGCCGCGCCCTGCTGGCCACCTCCGCAGGCAAGGGCGTGCGCCTGGTCATCGCCGACGAACCCACGCCGGGGCTCGACCCCGCGTCCGTCGACGTGACGCTCTCCTACTTCGAGGAGCTGCGCGACCACGGCACCTCGGTGCTGCTCATCACCCACGACCTGGTGGCCGCCTCCCGGATCGCCGACCGGGTTGGCATCATGCGCGCCGGGGAAATCGTCGACGGAGACTCCGAATACGCCCGGGCGCTGTGGCACGCGCAGACCGCCAACAACTTCTGGGGGAAACAATGCTGA
- a CDS encoding ABC transporter ATP-binding protein, translating to MLSGRDLVHSYGERRVLTGTDIDIARGEILGLRGDSGSGKTTLGRILAGWQAPDRGEVLIDGTPPPTRGFHPVQLIAQHPERAVDPRLPLSHVVSDPALLNAFDIDPQWLQLAAGEVSGGQLQRLNIARALDPRTEFLIADEITTAVDALVQMDIWRALVAQVRERNLGVLVISHDHHLLGHVADRVVDLADLQ from the coding sequence ATGCTGAGCGGACGCGACCTGGTGCACTCCTACGGCGAGCGCCGGGTTCTCACGGGAACAGACATCGACATCGCCCGCGGCGAGATCCTCGGCCTGCGCGGCGACTCCGGCTCCGGCAAGACCACTCTCGGCCGCATCCTCGCGGGTTGGCAGGCGCCCGACAGGGGAGAGGTGCTTATCGACGGCACCCCACCGCCCACCCGCGGATTCCATCCCGTCCAACTCATCGCCCAGCACCCGGAGCGCGCCGTCGACCCGCGCCTGCCGCTGAGCCATGTCGTGTCCGACCCGGCCCTGCTGAACGCCTTCGACATCGACCCGCAGTGGCTGCAGCTGGCCGCCGGGGAGGTCTCCGGCGGCCAGCTGCAGCGCCTCAACATCGCCCGGGCGCTGGATCCGCGCACGGAGTTCCTCATCGCGGACGAGATCACCACCGCCGTGGACGCCCTGGTGCAGATGGACATCTGGCGCGCACTCGTCGCGCAGGTCCGCGAGCGCAACCTGGGCGTGCTGGTCATCTCCCACGACCATCACCTGCTGGGCCACGTGGCGGACCGGGTGGTTGACCTGGCGGACCTACAGTGA
- a CDS encoding biotin--[acetyl-CoA-carboxylase] ligase — protein MNIERLRENLPGYSAINYVDSTGSTNTDLLNSDAGHKSVLIAGEQTAGKGRLGRAWSSPKGAQFICSIALIVGERDVERLGTLSLAVGVALTDAIPTAELKWPNDVLIDGRKLVGILAEGTSLIDGQFRVVVGFGINVGLTREQLPVEHATSLLLEGLDTDLTELGERVLTGVEKRLSQWQDRDLQLMADYRRVSATIGKRVRLETPQGDVFGLVDDVADDGRVIVDGQAYSAGDVTHLRPES, from the coding sequence ATGAACATTGAGCGACTCCGCGAGAACCTCCCGGGCTACTCCGCCATCAACTACGTGGACAGCACCGGCTCCACCAACACCGACCTGCTGAACTCCGACGCCGGCCACAAGTCCGTGCTCATCGCCGGCGAGCAGACCGCGGGCAAGGGCCGACTGGGCCGCGCGTGGTCCAGCCCCAAGGGCGCGCAGTTCATCTGCTCCATCGCACTGATCGTCGGCGAGCGGGACGTCGAACGCCTGGGCACCCTGTCGCTGGCCGTCGGCGTCGCACTCACCGACGCCATCCCCACGGCCGAACTCAAATGGCCCAACGACGTGCTCATCGACGGTCGCAAGCTGGTGGGCATCCTCGCGGAGGGGACGTCGCTTATCGACGGCCAGTTCCGCGTGGTCGTCGGCTTCGGCATCAACGTCGGTCTGACCAGGGAGCAACTGCCGGTCGAACACGCCACCTCGCTGCTTCTCGAGGGTCTGGACACCGACCTGACGGAGCTGGGCGAGAGGGTGCTCACGGGCGTCGAGAAGCGTCTTTCCCAGTGGCAGGACCGGGACCTGCAGTTGATGGCGGACTACCGGCGGGTGAGCGCGACCATCGGGAAGCGGGTGCGCCTGGAGACGCCGCAGGGTGATGTGTTCGGGCTTGTCGACGACGTCGCCGACGATGGCCGGGTGATCGTCGACGGACAGGCCTACTCCGCCGGGGATGTGACCCACCTGCGACCCGAAAGCTAG
- a CDS encoding 5-(carboxyamino)imidazole ribonucleotide synthase produces MPVIAVIGDGQLARMMQTEAIELGCSIRVLAGAPDSSAAQVCADVLIGDYTDIGDLRRAVDGADAVTFDHEHVPNEHLDALIAEGVNVQPQPSALIFAQDKLVMRKRLGEIGAPVPRFAAIDSVEDAAVFFDEVDGAVCLKARRGGYDGNGVWFPDSREGLGTLVEKLLSEGVPLMAEEKLSFTRELSAMVARTPSGEVRPWPVVESVQSGGICVEAIAPAPGMSDEQRERAEKLSVSVAEALGVTGVLAVELFEVDGEIFVNELAMRPHNTGHWTQEGSVTSQFEQHLRAVLDFPLGSTETLAPVTVMANVLGADKEPEMSVTGRCVEVWRRFPEAKIHLYGKGYRPGRKLGHVNVVGSDVEQTRKTAAAAAHFLMHGEWDDNYLNKKEH; encoded by the coding sequence ATGCCCGTCATCGCCGTGATCGGCGACGGGCAGCTCGCCCGGATGATGCAGACCGAGGCGATTGAGCTCGGCTGCTCCATCCGCGTCCTGGCCGGGGCGCCCGACTCCTCCGCCGCGCAGGTGTGCGCAGACGTGCTGATCGGCGACTACACGGACATCGGCGACCTGCGCCGCGCGGTCGACGGCGCGGATGCGGTGACCTTCGACCACGAGCACGTACCCAATGAGCACCTCGATGCGCTCATCGCCGAGGGTGTCAACGTTCAGCCGCAGCCCAGCGCGTTGATTTTCGCGCAGGACAAGCTGGTCATGCGCAAGAGGCTCGGTGAGATCGGTGCGCCGGTCCCTCGTTTCGCCGCCATCGATTCGGTCGAGGACGCGGCAGTGTTCTTCGATGAGGTCGACGGCGCGGTGTGCCTCAAGGCCCGGCGTGGGGGCTACGACGGCAACGGCGTCTGGTTCCCGGACTCCCGCGAGGGGTTGGGAACGCTCGTCGAGAAGCTCCTTTCCGAGGGTGTGCCCCTGATGGCCGAGGAGAAGCTGAGCTTCACCCGCGAGCTGTCCGCCATGGTTGCGCGCACGCCGTCGGGTGAGGTCCGGCCGTGGCCGGTGGTGGAGTCGGTGCAGTCCGGCGGCATCTGCGTCGAGGCCATCGCGCCCGCCCCGGGCATGAGCGATGAGCAGCGCGAGCGGGCAGAGAAGCTGTCGGTGTCCGTCGCCGAGGCGCTGGGCGTCACCGGCGTCCTGGCCGTGGAGCTTTTCGAGGTCGACGGCGAGATCTTCGTCAACGAGCTGGCCATGCGCCCCCACAACACCGGGCACTGGACGCAGGAAGGTTCCGTGACCAGTCAGTTTGAGCAGCACCTGCGCGCGGTCCTGGACTTCCCGCTGGGTTCCACGGAGACGCTCGCGCCGGTGACCGTGATGGCCAATGTTCTTGGTGCGGACAAGGAGCCGGAGATGTCGGTGACCGGGCGCTGCGTGGAGGTCTGGCGCAGGTTCCCCGAGGCGAAGATCCACCTCTACGGCAAGGGCTACCGCCCGGGTCGCAAGCTGGGGCACGTCAACGTTGTGGGCTCGGATGTGGAGCAGACGCGGAAGACGGCCGCCGCTGCCGCGCACTTCCTCATGCACGGGGAGTGGGACGACAACTACCTGAATAAGAAGGAGCACTGA
- the purE gene encoding 5-(carboxyamino)imidazole ribonucleotide mutase, which translates to MQPLVGLIMGSDSDWDTVAPAAEVLAGFGVPFEVGVVSAHRTPDKMLTYAREAHGRGLKVIIACAGGAAHLPGMVAAATPLPVIGVPRALKDLDGLDSLLSIVQMPGGVPVATVSIGGAKNAGLLAVRILGAGHPELTERMADYQQNMADEVEEKDKKLRARLMGE; encoded by the coding sequence ATGCAGCCACTCGTCGGACTGATCATGGGTTCGGACTCGGACTGGGACACCGTCGCCCCGGCAGCCGAGGTCCTCGCGGGCTTCGGCGTCCCCTTCGAGGTCGGCGTCGTCTCGGCGCACCGCACCCCGGACAAGATGCTCACCTACGCCCGTGAAGCACATGGCCGCGGCCTCAAGGTCATCATCGCCTGTGCGGGCGGCGCGGCTCACCTGCCGGGCATGGTCGCCGCCGCGACGCCGCTGCCGGTCATCGGCGTGCCCCGCGCGCTGAAGGATCTCGACGGCCTGGATTCCCTGCTCTCCATCGTGCAGATGCCCGGCGGCGTGCCCGTGGCCACCGTCTCCATCGGCGGCGCGAAGAACGCCGGCCTGCTCGCCGTGCGCATCCTCGGCGCCGGCCACCCCGAGCTCACCGAGCGCATGGCCGATTACCAGCAGAACATGGCCGACGAGGTGGAGGAGAAGGACAAGAAGCTGCGCGCCCGCCTGATGGGCGAGTAG
- a CDS encoding YdcF family protein encodes MENILVLGSRVQDGLPAPVLESRLQRALLLFDARQRLRRPTRIVVSGFREADAMARWLIARGIPAEAILEEPAATSTNENLENAHRLLPETTRWLVATSGYHAPRARMWAWHLGIPVRVFGAVTPPARRSKHLVREAVVFPYSLARVLWRRWRSRAARA; translated from the coding sequence GTGGAGAACATCCTCGTCCTGGGTTCCCGCGTCCAGGATGGCCTCCCCGCCCCGGTGCTGGAATCCAGGCTTCAGCGGGCACTGTTGCTTTTCGACGCCCGTCAGCGCCTCCGCCGCCCCACCCGCATCGTCGTCTCCGGGTTCCGGGAGGCTGACGCCATGGCCCGCTGGCTCATCGCGCGCGGCATCCCCGCCGAGGCGATCCTTGAGGAACCCGCCGCCACCAGCACCAACGAGAACCTGGAGAACGCCCACCGGCTGCTCCCCGAGACGACCCGGTGGCTGGTGGCCACCAGCGGCTACCACGCGCCCCGCGCCCGAATGTGGGCCTGGCACCTGGGCATTCCCGTGCGGGTGTTCGGTGCGGTCACCCCGCCAGCCCGGAGATCGAAGCACCTGGTTCGCGAGGCCGTGGTGTTTCCCTACTCGCTCGCCCGGGTGCTGTGGCGCCGGTGGCGGTCCCGTGCCGCTCGGGCCTAA
- a CDS encoding DUF4282 domain-containing protein, which yields MTSPYGSFPENQNDPFDTPRADESSANNYGQEQGGSHSAPEYGQEQASTYPAPTYGQEQTGAYSAPAYGQEQSQNTYPASPVFGSEQPSNETGDANAKGAKNFLNALFDFNFDNYLSVSYAKFIYIIAIISAAIQILFFWIFPFFILLLSGEDGSGMLAFVTLLFGWIPVGISVLFQLIFVRLILEFITASVRTAENTTKLVRRGE from the coding sequence ATGACTTCCCCGTACGGCAGCTTTCCCGAGAACCAGAACGACCCCTTCGACACCCCTCGGGCAGACGAGAGCTCCGCCAACAACTACGGGCAGGAGCAGGGCGGATCCCACTCCGCACCGGAATACGGGCAGGAGCAGGCCAGCACCTATCCGGCGCCGACCTACGGGCAGGAGCAGACCGGCGCCTACTCCGCTCCGGCTTATGGGCAGGAGCAGTCACAGAACACGTACCCGGCCTCCCCCGTGTTCGGTTCGGAGCAGCCCAGCAACGAGACGGGTGACGCGAACGCGAAGGGTGCCAAGAACTTCCTCAACGCCCTGTTCGACTTCAACTTCGACAACTACCTGTCGGTCAGCTACGCCAAGTTCATTTACATCATCGCCATCATTTCCGCCGCGATCCAGATCCTCTTCTTCTGGATCTTCCCGTTCTTCATCCTGCTGCTTTCCGGCGAAGATGGAAGCGGGATGCTGGCCTTCGTGACGCTGCTGTTCGGCTGGATTCCGGTCGGCATCTCCGTGTTGTTCCAGCTAATCTTCGTGCGGTTGATCCTCGAGTTCATCACCGCCTCGGTGAGGACCGCGGAGAACACCACGAAGCTGGTCCGCCGCGGAGAGTAG
- a CDS encoding TIGR03089 family protein, producing the protein MRLLENLLTTDPASPRLTVYNETTGARMDFSAQTLDNWASKIANMLGEELDLDPSSAIAIDLPVSWQAAVTALGAVAARIEVRFGGPSAVGEVDAVFTSLERYDAWASSGADAVLVSDDPFGRGIEESGGTLPAGALDFGPIVRFYGDVYYGDAPALSSVVPDGTPERLLSTGWTDRESFQRDVLSPIAAGGSSVVVAGRVSTSRLSEIAENERVTARA; encoded by the coding sequence ATGAGACTCCTGGAGAATCTGCTCACCACCGACCCCGCGTCGCCGCGCCTGACCGTGTACAACGAAACCACCGGCGCGCGCATGGACTTCTCGGCACAGACGCTGGACAACTGGGCGTCGAAAATTGCCAACATGCTCGGCGAGGAGCTCGACCTCGACCCTTCCTCCGCCATCGCCATTGACCTGCCGGTGAGTTGGCAGGCAGCGGTGACTGCCCTGGGTGCCGTCGCCGCCCGGATCGAGGTGCGCTTCGGCGGCCCATCGGCCGTGGGTGAGGTCGACGCGGTGTTCACGTCGCTGGAGCGTTACGACGCCTGGGCCTCCTCCGGCGCCGACGCCGTGCTCGTCTCGGACGACCCCTTCGGCCGGGGCATCGAGGAATCCGGCGGAACCCTCCCCGCGGGCGCGCTCGACTTCGGACCCATCGTGCGTTTCTACGGCGACGTCTACTACGGCGATGCCCCGGCCCTCTCCTCGGTGGTGCCGGACGGCACTCCCGAACGCCTGCTCTCCACCGGCTGGACCGACCGGGAAAGTTTCCAGCGCGACGTGCTCTCCCCCATCGCCGCGGGCGGATCCAGCGTGGTCGTTGCTGGCCGCGTATCGACGTCCCGGCTCAGCGAGATCGCCGAAAACGAACGCGTCACCGCGCGGGCCTAG
- a CDS encoding LCP family protein, which produces MTNHQRSARDIQAAPPASEPTAQHGSAYAKVIITFLSVLVLAFSAMGYFTIGRLGNDVASAANLGLGGDDDQREKAADGAVDILLVGTDSRTDAQGEPLPEEELARMNAGFDDGEENTDTMMLIRVPNDGSRATAVSIPRDTYISDGEFGNMKINGVYTAHKQAAADDGKSGTSLVEAGRSGLIDAVGDLTGVDIDHYAEIGLHGFVSLTNAVGGVDVCLTEPVDDEFSGAVFPDGEQTLDGYQALAFVRQRHGLPRGDLDRIVRQQAFMASLVNKILSAGTLANPSKLSDLSKAVEKSVIIDEGWNIVSFGSQLADLAGGNVTFTTIPVTSVDGVGDYGESIVTVDSAEVHEFFDDMTTPETATATTSAAPGAPTVDPALADMEVHVLNAGTLSGQADGVGGWLGERGVNVTETANALEGVYSMSQVVAADPTSEAAIAMSKLLGGLPITTNDGLDDSTIIVVTADDYAGPAGEPGDTSPSAAASSAESEPVGTPGADFGNAEVAPEITAGGSGPRCIN; this is translated from the coding sequence GTGACCAACCACCAACGCTCAGCTCGCGACATCCAGGCCGCTCCCCCGGCCAGCGAGCCGACTGCGCAGCACGGATCCGCGTACGCCAAGGTCATCATCACCTTCCTCTCCGTCCTCGTGCTGGCGTTCTCCGCCATGGGGTACTTCACCATCGGACGCCTGGGCAACGACGTCGCCTCGGCCGCCAACCTCGGGCTGGGAGGCGACGACGACCAGCGGGAGAAGGCCGCCGACGGGGCCGTGGACATCCTGCTAGTGGGCACCGACTCGCGCACCGACGCCCAGGGTGAGCCCCTGCCCGAGGAGGAGCTGGCCCGCATGAACGCCGGCTTCGACGACGGCGAGGAGAACACCGACACGATGATGCTCATCCGGGTGCCCAACGACGGCTCCCGCGCCACGGCCGTGTCCATCCCGCGGGACACGTACATCAGCGACGGTGAGTTCGGGAACATGAAGATCAACGGCGTCTACACCGCCCACAAACAGGCCGCCGCCGACGACGGTAAATCCGGCACCTCGCTCGTCGAGGCCGGGCGTTCCGGGCTCATCGATGCCGTCGGTGACCTCACCGGTGTGGACATCGACCACTACGCCGAGATCGGTCTCCACGGCTTTGTGTCCCTGACCAACGCCGTCGGCGGGGTGGACGTCTGCCTCACGGAGCCGGTCGACGACGAGTTCTCCGGCGCCGTCTTCCCCGACGGCGAGCAGACGCTCGACGGCTACCAGGCGCTCGCCTTCGTCCGCCAGCGCCACGGCCTGCCGCGCGGCGACCTCGACCGCATCGTCCGCCAGCAGGCGTTCATGGCTTCGCTGGTGAACAAGATCCTCTCCGCCGGCACCCTCGCCAACCCTTCCAAGCTCTCCGACCTGTCCAAGGCCGTGGAGAAGTCCGTGATCATCGACGAGGGCTGGAACATCGTGTCCTTCGGCTCCCAGCTCGCCGACCTCGCCGGCGGCAACGTCACGTTCACCACTATTCCCGTCACCTCGGTCGACGGCGTGGGCGACTACGGCGAGTCCATCGTCACCGTTGACTCCGCTGAGGTGCACGAGTTCTTCGACGACATGACCACACCCGAGACTGCCACGGCGACGACCTCGGCTGCCCCAGGTGCGCCGACCGTCGATCCCGCGCTGGCCGACATGGAGGTCCACGTGCTCAACGCCGGAACCCTTTCGGGCCAGGCAGACGGGGTGGGCGGCTGGCTCGGCGAGCGCGGTGTCAACGTCACCGAGACCGCCAACGCCCTCGAGGGGGTCTACAGCATGAGCCAGGTCGTCGCGGCCGACCCGACGAGCGAGGCGGCGATCGCCATGTCCAAGCTCCTCGGTGGCCTGCCCATCACCACCAACGACGGGTTGGACGACTCCACCATCATCGTGGTCACGGCCGACGACTACGCCGGCCCGGCGGGCGAGCCCGGAGACACCTCCCCATCCGCGGCCGCGTCCTCCGCGGAGTCCGAACCGGTGGGCACGCCGGGCGCCGACTTCGGCAACGCCGAGGTGGCCCCGGAGATCACCGCCGGCGGCTCGGGCCCGCGCTGCATCAACTAG